One window of Aliarcobacter lanthieri genomic DNA carries:
- a CDS encoding putative metalloprotease CJM1_0395 family protein has translation MDIQNDYLSTSLIYSQLALKNSQLSSIDKKEFEKSIQNSNNDINNLDKNYDERDYQRVLNRFQNRDSEVKAHEQLHASLATTTTPVNYDYQVGPDGKLYAIGGSVRLDTSIPKDESAAIQKLDELKKAAAAPEGLSQADSSIAQRSNLNKLLLQSLQEGIENENR, from the coding sequence ATGGATATACAAAATGATTATTTGAGTACTTCACTAATATATTCACAACTTGCTTTAAAAAATAGTCAATTATCTAGTATAGATAAGAAAGAATTTGAAAAATCTATACAAAATAGTAATAATGACATAAATAATTTAGATAAAAATTATGATGAAAGAGATTATCAAAGAGTTTTAAATAGATTTCAAAATAGAGATAGTGAAGTAAAAGCTCATGAACAATTACATGCTAGCTTAGCTACAACAACTACACCAGTAAATTATGATTATCAAGTTGGACCAGATGGAAAGTTATATGCTATTGGAGGAAGTGTTAGATTAGATACTTCAATACCAAAAGATGAATCAGCTGCTATACAAAAGCTAGATGAACTTAAAAAAGCAGCTGCTGCACCAGAAGGCTTGAGTCAAGCTGATAGTTCAATTGCTCAAAGATCTAATTTAAATAAATTACTTTTACAGAGTTTACAAGAAGGAATAGAAAATGAGAATAGATAA
- a CDS encoding DUF523 domain-containing protein translates to MKILVSSCLLGEDVRYNGANSSIALNPKFKFSYKELFMDIMCENEIYSICPEVAGGLSIPRNKAEIKSHNKPFIVIDEFSNDITINFLLGAKKALDICKENNIKVALLKSKSPSCGNSKVYDGNFNGNLIDEKGLTARLLEENGIKVFNESELDNLKKFIKNRA, encoded by the coding sequence ATGAAAATTCTAGTATCTTCTTGTCTTTTAGGAGAAGATGTAAGATATAATGGAGCAAATTCTAGTATTGCTCTAAACCCTAAATTCAAATTCTCTTATAAAGAACTTTTTATGGATATTATGTGTGAAAATGAAATTTACTCTATTTGTCCTGAAGTTGCTGGAGGATTATCAATTCCACGAAATAAAGCAGAGATAAAAAGTCATAATAAACCATTTATAGTTATTGATGAATTTAGCAATGATATAACTATAAACTTTCTTTTGGGTGCAAAGAAGGCATTGGATATCTGTAAAGAGAATAATATAAAAGTTGCACTTTTAAAATCAAAATCTCCTTCTTGTGGAAATAGTAAAGTTTATGATGGAAATTTTAATGGTAATTTAATAGATGAAAAAGGACTAACAGCAAGATTACTAGAAGAAAATGGTATAAAAGTATTTAATGAATCTGAATTAGATAATCTAAAAAAATTTATAAAAAATAGAGCATAA